In Panthera uncia isolate 11264 chromosome B3 unlocalized genomic scaffold, Puncia_PCG_1.0 HiC_scaffold_2, whole genome shotgun sequence, the following proteins share a genomic window:
- the CIB2 gene encoding calcium and integrin-binding family member 2 isoform X2, with amino-acid sequence MGNKQTIFTEEQLDNYQDCTFFNKKDILKLHARFYELAPNLVPMDYRKSPIVHVPMSLIIQMPELRENPFKERIVEAFSEDGEGNLTFNDFVDMFSVLYFNTDNFICKEDLTRTLARLTKSELDEDEVVLVCDKVIEEADLDGDGKLGFADFEDMIAKAPDFLSTFHIRI; translated from the exons ATGGGCAACAAGCAGACCATCTTCACGGAGGAGCAGCTGGACAACTACCAG GACTGCACCTTCTTCAATAAGAAGGACATCCTCAA GTTGCACGCACGGTTCTACGAGCTGGCCCCCAACCTCGTCCCCATGGACTATAGGAAGAGCCCCATCGTCCATGTGCCCATGAGCCTCATCATCCAGATGCCAGAGCTCCGG GAGAACCCCTTCAAGGAAAGGATCGTAGAGGCTTTTTCAGAGGATGGCGAGGGCAACCTCACCTTCAACGACTTTGTGGACATGTTCTCTGTGCTCT ACTTCAACACAGACAACTTCATCTGCAAGGAGGACCTAACGCGGACGCTGGCCCGGCTCACCAAGTCTGAGCTGGACGAGGACGAGGTGGTGCTCGTGTGCGACAAGGTCATCGAGGAGGCCGACCTGGACGGGGACGGCAAGCTGGGCTTCGCCGACTTTGAGGACATGATCGCCAAGGCCCCCGACTTCCTCAG CACCTTCCACATCCGGATCTGA
- the CIB2 gene encoding calcium and integrin-binding family member 2 isoform X4, with the protein MGNKQTIFTEEQLDNYQDCTFFNKKDILKAPASGEATPRLLVLRGPCSFLLWQRKLVSAAQRPLLHLWLHARFYELAPNLVPMDYRKSPIVHVPMSLIIQMPELRENPFKERIVEAFSEDGEGNLTFNDFVDMFSVLCESAPRELKANYAFKIYDFNTDNFICKEDLTRTLARLTKSELDEDEVVLVCDKVIEEADLDGDGKLGFADFEDMIAKAPDFLSTFHIRI; encoded by the exons ATGGGCAACAAGCAGACCATCTTCACGGAGGAGCAGCTGGACAACTACCAG GACTGCACCTTCTTCAATAAGAAGGACATCCTCAA GGCCCCCGCCTCTGGAGAGGCCACACCCCGGCTGCTCGTCCTCCGAGGCCCGTGCTCATTCCTGCTCTGGCAGCGAAAGCTTGTCTCCGCTGCCCAGCGGCCCCTTCTTCACCTCTG GTTGCACGCACGGTTCTACGAGCTGGCCCCCAACCTCGTCCCCATGGACTATAGGAAGAGCCCCATCGTCCATGTGCCCATGAGCCTCATCATCCAGATGCCAGAGCTCCGG GAGAACCCCTTCAAGGAAAGGATCGTAGAGGCTTTTTCAGAGGATGGCGAGGGCAACCTCACCTTCAACGACTTTGTGGACATGTTCTCTGTGCTCTGTGAGTCGGCTCCCCGCGAGCTCAAGGCAAACTATGCCTTCAAGATCTACG ACTTCAACACAGACAACTTCATCTGCAAGGAGGACCTAACGCGGACGCTGGCCCGGCTCACCAAGTCTGAGCTGGACGAGGACGAGGTGGTGCTCGTGTGCGACAAGGTCATCGAGGAGGCCGACCTGGACGGGGACGGCAAGCTGGGCTTCGCCGACTTTGAGGACATGATCGCCAAGGCCCCCGACTTCCTCAG CACCTTCCACATCCGGATCTGA
- the CIB2 gene encoding calcium and integrin-binding family member 2 isoform X3, with protein MDYRKSPIVHVPMSLIIQMPELRENPFKERIVEAFSEDGEGNLTFNDFVDMFSVLCESAPRELKANYAFKIYDFNTDNFICKEDLTRTLARLTKSELDEDEVVLVCDKVIEEADLDGDGKLGFADFEDMIAKAPDFLSTFHIRI; from the exons ATGGACTATAGGAAGAGCCCCATCGTCCATGTGCCCATGAGCCTCATCATCCAGATGCCAGAGCTCCGG GAGAACCCCTTCAAGGAAAGGATCGTAGAGGCTTTTTCAGAGGATGGCGAGGGCAACCTCACCTTCAACGACTTTGTGGACATGTTCTCTGTGCTCTGTGAGTCGGCTCCCCGCGAGCTCAAGGCAAACTATGCCTTCAAGATCTACG ACTTCAACACAGACAACTTCATCTGCAAGGAGGACCTAACGCGGACGCTGGCCCGGCTCACCAAGTCTGAGCTGGACGAGGACGAGGTGGTGCTCGTGTGCGACAAGGTCATCGAGGAGGCCGACCTGGACGGGGACGGCAAGCTGGGCTTCGCCGACTTTGAGGACATGATCGCCAAGGCCCCCGACTTCCTCAG CACCTTCCACATCCGGATCTGA
- the CIB2 gene encoding calcium and integrin-binding family member 2 isoform X1, translating to MGNKQTIFTEEQLDNYQDCTFFNKKDILKLHARFYELAPNLVPMDYRKSPIVHVPMSLIIQMPELRENPFKERIVEAFSEDGEGNLTFNDFVDMFSVLCESAPRELKANYAFKIYDFNTDNFICKEDLTRTLARLTKSELDEDEVVLVCDKVIEEADLDGDGKLGFADFEDMIAKAPDFLSTFHIRI from the exons ATGGGCAACAAGCAGACCATCTTCACGGAGGAGCAGCTGGACAACTACCAG GACTGCACCTTCTTCAATAAGAAGGACATCCTCAA GTTGCACGCACGGTTCTACGAGCTGGCCCCCAACCTCGTCCCCATGGACTATAGGAAGAGCCCCATCGTCCATGTGCCCATGAGCCTCATCATCCAGATGCCAGAGCTCCGG GAGAACCCCTTCAAGGAAAGGATCGTAGAGGCTTTTTCAGAGGATGGCGAGGGCAACCTCACCTTCAACGACTTTGTGGACATGTTCTCTGTGCTCTGTGAGTCGGCTCCCCGCGAGCTCAAGGCAAACTATGCCTTCAAGATCTACG ACTTCAACACAGACAACTTCATCTGCAAGGAGGACCTAACGCGGACGCTGGCCCGGCTCACCAAGTCTGAGCTGGACGAGGACGAGGTGGTGCTCGTGTGCGACAAGGTCATCGAGGAGGCCGACCTGGACGGGGACGGCAAGCTGGGCTTCGCCGACTTTGAGGACATGATCGCCAAGGCCCCCGACTTCCTCAG CACCTTCCACATCCGGATCTGA